The following proteins come from a genomic window of Natronosalvus vescus:
- a CDS encoding rhodanese-like domain-containing protein yields MQRRSLLASVGAASLGSLAGCLGDITGDDEGETVDGYDAQEHEGQTVPLVPLEEAHDWFDDGDTRFVDTRGPGQYESDHIEGAVLSSAPDGVEDDPTEAWDHDTRIVTYCDCPHTLAVWRGSALMSEGFEDVYALDDGFPAWQDAGYPTVGEETGSLEAYEIVGRSAPEHEGNYVWLTTLDESQREVSQVEADGSYKLIVRFDGLSDDTVLSLKAPEHELEATLEELTDGPVTA; encoded by the coding sequence ATGCAACGACGTTCGCTACTCGCCAGTGTCGGGGCGGCCTCCCTCGGCTCGCTGGCAGGGTGTCTCGGTGACATCACTGGGGACGACGAGGGCGAAACGGTCGACGGCTACGACGCCCAGGAACACGAGGGGCAGACGGTTCCACTCGTTCCGCTCGAGGAGGCCCACGACTGGTTCGACGACGGCGACACGCGTTTCGTCGACACGCGCGGGCCGGGCCAGTACGAGAGCGATCACATCGAGGGGGCCGTCCTGAGTTCGGCCCCGGACGGCGTCGAGGACGACCCGACCGAAGCGTGGGATCACGACACCCGCATCGTCACCTACTGTGATTGCCCGCACACGCTTGCAGTCTGGCGGGGCAGTGCACTCATGTCCGAGGGATTCGAGGACGTCTACGCGCTCGACGACGGGTTTCCCGCATGGCAGGACGCGGGCTACCCGACTGTGGGCGAAGAAACAGGATCGCTCGAGGCCTACGAGATCGTCGGCCGATCGGCCCCGGAACACGAGGGCAACTACGTCTGGCTCACGACGCTGGATGAGTCACAGCGGGAGGTCTCCCAGGTCGAAGCCGACGGCTCCTACAAACTGATCGTCCGGTTCGATGGCCTTTCCGACGATACCGTCCTCTCGCTGAAAGCGCCGGAGCACGAACTCGAGGCGACGCTCGAGGAGCTGACCGATGGCCCGGTCACCGCCTGA
- a CDS encoding IMP cyclohydrolase: protein MYIGRFVVVGPNGGAYRVSSRSFPNRRITARDEALTVGPTPDAPETDNPYVAYNCLRVVDTPTGETVTFGNGSHVDPIAEKLELGYPARDALATALLALDFEKDDYDTPRIAATIDADGEAMIATVRRDALLVETVEEPTLVATYETNSPEPVDFDVASAQEAATEAIEAEFEHAVCAAGVVRTDDGFETAIDNGEN, encoded by the coding sequence ATGTACATCGGACGATTCGTCGTCGTCGGCCCGAACGGTGGAGCCTACCGCGTCTCTTCCCGCTCGTTTCCCAACCGCCGGATCACCGCTCGAGACGAGGCGCTGACCGTCGGCCCGACACCGGATGCTCCGGAGACGGACAACCCCTACGTCGCCTACAACTGCCTGCGCGTCGTCGACACCCCGACGGGCGAGACGGTCACCTTCGGCAACGGTTCACACGTCGACCCCATCGCGGAGAAACTCGAACTGGGCTACCCAGCACGCGACGCGCTAGCGACCGCTCTCCTGGCGCTCGATTTCGAGAAGGACGACTACGACACCCCCCGGATCGCCGCGACCATCGACGCCGACGGCGAGGCCATGATCGCGACCGTCCGCCGTGACGCCCTGCTCGTCGAGACCGTCGAAGAGCCGACGCTGGTGGCGACCTACGAGACGAACTCCCCCGAGCCAGTCGACTTCGACGTCGCGAGCGCTCAGGAGGCCGCGACAGAGGCGATCGAGGCCGAGTTCGAGCACGCCGTCTGTGCCGCCGGTGTCGTTCGAACTGACGACGGTTTCGAGACGGCGATCGACAACGGCGAAAACTAA
- a CDS encoding NAD(P)/FAD-dependent oxidoreductase has product MPDVLIVGGGPAGLSAALFSGKNGLETTVYDTDGTWMHKAHLFNYPGVQSMDGSRYLETLREQVDDFGVDRQQGVEVTEVEATNDGYRVTTEEGEKTGTYLVLATGTNRDLAEQLGCDFTDQGVVDIDITMETSLENAYATGAMGRTEEWQAVISAGDGAAAALNILSREKGDHFHDFDVPDDAKALFGSLVDDE; this is encoded by the coding sequence ATGCCAGACGTACTGATCGTCGGCGGCGGCCCAGCCGGATTGAGCGCGGCGCTCTTCAGCGGGAAGAACGGCCTCGAGACGACCGTCTACGACACGGACGGGACGTGGATGCACAAGGCGCACCTGTTCAACTACCCCGGCGTGCAGTCGATGGACGGCTCGCGATACCTCGAGACCCTTCGCGAGCAGGTCGACGACTTTGGGGTCGACCGCCAGCAGGGGGTCGAAGTCACGGAGGTCGAGGCGACCAACGACGGCTACCGGGTCACGACCGAGGAGGGGGAGAAGACGGGCACATATCTCGTGCTCGCGACGGGTACTAACCGCGACCTCGCGGAACAATTGGGCTGTGACTTCACCGACCAGGGCGTCGTCGACATCGATATCACGATGGAGACGAGCCTCGAGAACGCCTACGCGACGGGAGCAATGGGCCGAACCGAGGAGTGGCAGGCCGTCATTTCGGCGGGCGACGGTGCGGCGGCCGCCCTCAACATTCTGTCGAGAGAGAAGGGCGATCACTTCCACGACTTCGACGTCCCGGACGACGCGAAGGCGCTGTTCGGGTCGCTCGTGGACGACGAGTAA
- a CDS encoding DEAD/DEAH box helicase: MSKQVPEVETLFCHETGNDYLVVVNRDGKRLFRAKLGLSETAAGPRPSKFRVKRNSSEEPRQPDEFVDLARRAGRIRISEQTSPDGRRELKDMLAGYQLDEKTKVVRTCRYCASSGRYSPVTTETAVKSDQDWICTDCASRELERELSYVGNVTGAAKDRLEELMLEVQDLERITNLLKGRLDPDLTKFDTISATTDEVDPVRVDTLNLHPGLQNLLEDRFETLLPVQSLSVENGLIDGDDQLVVSATATGKTLVGELAGLNRVLNGKGKLLFLVPLVALANQKYEDFQDEYGHLVDVSIRVGASRIADSGNQFDPNADVIVGTYEGIDHALRTGKNMGDIGTVVIDEVHTLKEDERGHRLDGLISRLKYTTEKRAAARDDYDGAQWIYLSATVGNAEQLGSALESTLIEFEERPVPIERHVTFADGREKVNVENKLVRREFDTESSKGYRGQTIIFTNSRRRCHEISRKLEYNAAPYHAGLDYKRRKRVEQMFADQELAAVVTTAALAAGVDFPASQVIFDSLAMGIEWLSVQEFHQMLGRAGRPDYHDTGTVYVLVEPDCSYHNSMEMTEDEVAFKLLKGEMEPVMTHYDEDGAIEETLANITVGGKAAKALNDRMLGEVPTTHAIGKLLEYDFIDGFSPTPLGRVVTEHFLSPGEAFAIVDGIRKGAHPYDLIADIELRDSDL; the protein is encoded by the coding sequence GTGTCAAAGCAGGTTCCCGAGGTGGAGACGCTCTTCTGTCACGAGACCGGCAACGACTATCTCGTCGTCGTCAACCGGGACGGAAAGCGGCTGTTCCGGGCAAAACTCGGACTCTCGGAAACCGCCGCGGGGCCGCGACCGTCGAAGTTCCGCGTCAAACGCAACTCGAGCGAGGAACCGCGGCAACCCGACGAGTTCGTCGATCTCGCCCGTCGAGCCGGGCGTATCCGCATCTCCGAGCAGACCTCTCCTGACGGACGACGAGAACTCAAAGACATGCTGGCGGGCTACCAGCTCGACGAGAAGACGAAGGTCGTCCGAACCTGCCGGTACTGCGCTTCCTCGGGACGGTATTCGCCGGTCACGACCGAGACGGCGGTCAAGAGCGATCAGGACTGGATCTGCACCGACTGTGCTTCCCGCGAACTCGAGCGCGAACTCTCCTACGTTGGAAACGTAACCGGCGCGGCGAAAGACCGCCTCGAGGAGCTGATGCTCGAGGTGCAGGATCTCGAACGCATTACCAATCTGCTCAAGGGACGGCTCGACCCCGACCTCACGAAGTTCGACACCATCTCTGCGACGACCGACGAGGTGGATCCGGTTCGGGTCGATACGCTCAACTTGCACCCGGGCCTCCAGAACCTGCTCGAGGATCGGTTCGAGACGCTTCTCCCGGTACAGAGTCTCTCGGTCGAAAATGGCCTGATCGATGGGGACGACCAACTGGTCGTCAGTGCCACCGCGACCGGGAAAACGCTCGTGGGCGAACTCGCGGGGCTCAATCGTGTCCTCAACGGGAAGGGCAAACTCCTCTTTCTCGTACCGCTCGTGGCCCTGGCCAACCAGAAGTACGAGGACTTCCAGGACGAGTACGGCCACCTCGTGGACGTCTCCATCCGCGTCGGTGCCAGTCGGATCGCCGACTCGGGCAACCAGTTCGACCCCAACGCGGACGTCATCGTCGGCACCTACGAGGGGATCGATCACGCCCTCCGGACGGGCAAGAACATGGGCGATATCGGCACCGTCGTCATCGACGAGGTGCACACGCTCAAAGAGGACGAACGGGGCCACCGCCTCGACGGCCTCATCTCGAGGCTGAAGTACACGACCGAAAAGCGCGCGGCCGCTCGTGACGACTACGACGGCGCCCAGTGGATCTATCTCTCCGCAACGGTCGGCAACGCCGAACAACTGGGTTCGGCGCTCGAGTCCACCTTGATCGAGTTCGAGGAACGCCCGGTTCCGATCGAACGCCACGTGACCTTCGCGGACGGTCGTGAGAAGGTGAACGTGGAGAACAAACTCGTCAGGCGGGAGTTCGACACCGAGTCCTCGAAGGGGTATCGGGGCCAGACGATCATCTTCACCAACTCGCGGAGGCGCTGTCACGAGATTTCGCGCAAACTCGAGTACAACGCGGCCCCCTACCACGCGGGGCTCGATTACAAGCGCCGCAAGCGGGTCGAACAAATGTTTGCCGACCAGGAACTCGCGGCGGTCGTGACGACGGCCGCGCTCGCAGCGGGGGTCGACTTCCCGGCCTCGCAGGTGATCTTCGACTCCCTGGCGATGGGCATCGAGTGGCTCTCCGTCCAGGAGTTCCACCAGATGCTCGGACGGGCCGGCCGGCCGGACTACCACGACACGGGGACGGTGTACGTCCTGGTCGAACCCGATTGCAGCTACCACAACTCGATGGAGATGACCGAGGACGAGGTCGCCTTCAAGCTCCTGAAAGGGGAGATGGAGCCGGTAATGACCCACTACGACGAGGACGGGGCCATCGAGGAGACCCTGGCGAACATCACCGTCGGCGGGAAGGCGGCGAAGGCGCTCAACGACCGAATGCTCGGGGAGGTGCCGACGACCCACGCGATCGGCAAACTGCTCGAGTACGACTTCATCGACGGCTTCAGCCCCACCCCCTTGGGTCGGGTCGTCACCGAACACTTCCTTTCGCCCGGTGAGGCGTTCGCGATCGTCGATGGAATTCGAAAGGGGGCTCATCCCTACGACCTGATCGCGGACATCGAGTTACGCGATTCGGATCTCTGA
- a CDS encoding cupin domain-containing protein translates to MDTQPDTDTEPTIRRHDDIEYEAVDAAEGLAKGVLIADDHGAPTFAIRRFTLEAGTEVPRHTNAVEHEQYVLEGEYVVGIDDEEYEVGPGDSLLIPAGTPHWYRNEGDDQGAFICAVPNGDDEIELLE, encoded by the coding sequence ATGGATACACAACCCGATACCGATACCGAACCCACGATCCGCCGCCACGACGACATCGAGTACGAAGCCGTCGACGCTGCTGAGGGTCTCGCGAAGGGCGTCCTGATCGCTGACGATCACGGTGCACCCACCTTCGCGATTCGTCGGTTTACCCTCGAGGCCGGTACTGAAGTGCCACGGCACACGAACGCGGTCGAACACGAGCAATACGTTCTCGAGGGCGAGTACGTCGTTGGAATCGATGACGAGGAGTACGAGGTCGGCCCCGGGGATTCCCTGTTGATCCCGGCTGGAACGCCACACTGGTACCGAAACGAGGGTGACGACCAAGGTGCGTTCATCTGTGCCGTCCCCAACGGCGATGACGAGATCGAGTTGCTCGAGTAG
- a CDS encoding cold-shock protein, which translates to MAKGTVDFFNDTGGYGFIETEDADDDVFFHMEDVGGPDLEEGQEIEFDIEQAPKGPRATNVERL; encoded by the coding sequence ATGGCGAAAGGAACCGTTGATTTCTTCAACGACACTGGCGGCTACGGATTCATCGAGACTGAGGACGCGGACGACGACGTTTTCTTCCACATGGAAGACGTTGGCGGACCGGATCTGGAAGAAGGACAGGAAATCGAGTTCGACATCGAGCAGGCCCCCAAAGGCCCACGCGCGACGAACGTCGAGCGCCTGTAA
- a CDS encoding carbonic anhydrase, whose protein sequence is MPTRESNQTTPAGSDADSTEGTDGDAPDPDEILVALLEGNDSHVDGLPGDYFDPVREEQHPDVVTICCADSRVSQEGMWAVDRPGAVFTPSNIGNQAWDDHEGEKIVDGSLLYPVYYADTDAIAIVGHTGCGAVTAAYDVANGNEPPGPAGVSKWVEMLVPVIEDGLESDLIDADAERPIVINQLVEYNVDRQAAFLHAAETVPDSVAIYGFVYDFHGVYGSDAGRAHLVNLNGETSPENIIDQLPDAYAKNVGSLLY, encoded by the coding sequence ATGCCCACGCGCGAATCCAATCAAACAACACCAGCTGGGAGCGATGCCGACTCGACTGAAGGAACCGACGGTGACGCTCCTGATCCCGACGAAATTCTCGTCGCCTTGCTCGAAGGAAACGACAGTCACGTCGATGGCCTTCCTGGGGACTACTTCGATCCCGTTCGAGAGGAGCAACACCCCGACGTGGTGACGATCTGCTGTGCCGATTCCCGCGTCTCACAGGAAGGGATGTGGGCCGTCGATCGCCCCGGTGCCGTCTTTACCCCAAGCAACATCGGGAACCAGGCCTGGGACGATCACGAGGGCGAGAAAATCGTCGACGGCAGTCTCCTCTATCCGGTTTACTATGCAGATACAGACGCCATCGCCATCGTCGGTCACACCGGGTGTGGTGCGGTGACGGCCGCATACGACGTCGCCAACGGGAATGAGCCACCGGGGCCAGCGGGCGTCTCCAAGTGGGTCGAGATGCTCGTTCCCGTTATCGAGGACGGTCTCGAGAGCGACCTGATCGATGCCGACGCCGAGCGACCGATAGTCATCAACCAGCTCGTCGAGTACAACGTCGATCGACAGGCTGCGTTCTTGCACGCGGCGGAGACGGTTCCGGACAGTGTCGCCATCTACGGCTTCGTGTACGACTTCCACGGGGTGTACGGCAGCGACGCCGGTCGAGCCCATCTGGTCAACCTGAACGGCGAAACGTCTCCCGAGAACATTATCGACCAGTTGCCGGATGCGTACGCGAAGAACGTCGGTAGTCTCCTATACTGA
- the hemL gene encoding glutamate-1-semialdehyde 2,1-aminomutase, with product MHDERSRELYDRALSVMPGGVNSAVRAAIEPYPFFVQKGDGGHVIDADGNRLVDWVMGLGPLLLGHDLPDPVQAAIQRAASEGPMYGTPTEVEVDLAEFVVRHVPSVEKIRFVNSGTEATVSAVRLARGTTGRNKIVIMQGGYHGAQESTLVEGDADHPAPSSAGIPHEFAKHTLPVPFNDEEAMRRVFEDHGDDIAGVLVEPILANYGIVHPVDGYLEFLREIADEHGSLLIFDEVITGFRVGGLGCAQSHFGVTPDLTTFGKIIGGGFPVGAIGGRADLIEHFAPTGDVFQAGTFSGHPVTMAAGLETLTFAAENDVYEHVNGLGDQLRSGLTDILADQAPSYTVVGTDSMFKVVFTREGPDRNDLEGQCEAGCVQDPDCPRYEYCPKNAADVKRAETERWRRIFWGEMREQGIFLSQNQFESQFVSYGHTEEDVERTLEAYKVAL from the coding sequence ATGCACGATGAACGCTCACGCGAGCTCTACGATCGGGCGCTCTCCGTCATGCCTGGCGGCGTCAACTCGGCCGTCCGGGCGGCGATCGAGCCCTATCCGTTTTTCGTCCAGAAGGGTGACGGCGGTCACGTCATCGACGCGGACGGCAACCGCCTCGTCGACTGGGTCATGGGACTCGGGCCGCTCCTTCTCGGTCACGATCTTCCCGATCCCGTCCAGGCAGCCATCCAACGGGCAGCCAGCGAAGGCCCGATGTACGGCACCCCGACTGAGGTCGAGGTCGACCTCGCCGAATTCGTCGTTCGCCACGTCCCGAGCGTCGAGAAGATCCGCTTCGTTAACTCCGGCACCGAGGCCACCGTCTCCGCCGTTCGCCTCGCTCGAGGCACCACCGGTCGAAACAAGATCGTCATCATGCAAGGTGGGTATCACGGCGCTCAGGAATCGACCCTCGTGGAAGGTGATGCCGACCATCCCGCTCCGTCGTCGGCTGGCATCCCTCATGAGTTCGCAAAACACACGCTTCCCGTCCCGTTCAACGACGAGGAGGCCATGCGTCGCGTCTTCGAAGACCACGGCGATGATATCGCCGGTGTGCTCGTCGAACCGATTCTCGCGAACTACGGCATCGTCCACCCCGTCGACGGCTACCTCGAGTTCCTTCGGGAGATCGCCGACGAACACGGCTCCCTACTCATCTTCGACGAAGTCATCACGGGCTTTCGGGTCGGCGGACTCGGCTGTGCCCAGAGTCACTTCGGCGTCACGCCCGATCTCACGACCTTCGGCAAGATTATTGGCGGCGGGTTCCCCGTCGGAGCGATCGGTGGCCGCGCCGACCTGATCGAACACTTCGCACCCACGGGCGACGTCTTTCAGGCGGGCACGTTCTCGGGCCACCCCGTCACGATGGCGGCCGGTCTCGAAACGCTCACGTTCGCCGCGGAAAACGATGTCTACGAACACGTCAACGGCCTCGGCGACCAGCTTCGAAGCGGACTCACCGATATTCTCGCCGACCAGGCGCCCAGCTACACCGTCGTCGGCACCGACAGTATGTTCAAAGTCGTCTTCACGCGCGAGGGGCCCGACCGGAACGACCTCGAGGGCCAGTGTGAAGCTGGCTGTGTTCAGGATCCCGACTGTCCACGATACGAGTACTGTCCGAAGAACGCCGCGGACGTCAAACGAGCCGAAACCGAGCGCTGGCGACGAATATTCTGGGGGGAGATGCGCGAGCAGGGGATCTTCCTCTCACAGAACCAGTTCGAGAGCCAGTTCGTTAGCTACGGTCACACGGAAGAAGACGTCGAACGGACGCTCGAGGCGTACAAAGTAGCGTTGTAG
- a CDS encoding ATP-dependent DNA helicase — translation MTNWRTVFGHDEPYAEQVDGIETAIETARDGGYTVIEGACGTGKTMIALTAGIDLVRDPDSRYERVLVLTSVKQQLRQFETDLETINANLPADWNPVSGLTLVGKADVCPYNREGAGGITDETVYDRCETLRERTRELTGEGGSTTAGALTATARSQQIGLADSANAGPQSGSGSGPGSTGTRGARYLETAGEPTPYPPEMPEYSTGGPAGSEVEYCPFYAQFLEDLPEESSDSDASEAVPFDVTETGLLTPTDLIAQSVRHGTCPHSVMGAVLGHVEVVIGNYYHAFDPTTTAAFTGALLDESTFVVCDEAHMLEPRVRDLVSDGVSDTTLRDAETELSRVLQPVKFDREGRQTQGGSKTADADLVRAELNDTDVSVEELERTLEFVQDLRGELDRRVRAHLERTNRGWQSNLTDLEDDEIPLRDPTEPAEDELSEWASEAGYSDAIWVRAQTVGAVVERILNEAEDEEKTRAMPTVGRLLGEWYRQNHTAYFREIELERTWDEMEPADSWRRAYTARLALHNCVPSDAIGSQLGSFGGGILMSATLEPMAAFTEVTGLDYLAREEGRPVVERQYGLHFPEKNRESFAVSLPKFTYDNRGRTDEETPTRTAYVDALAKVARLPGNVLVGMPSYGEAEWAAAAIEERLEQRHDVDKPVLLDASSSDDATESLKDEFFAGDGKVLVTSLRGTLTEGVDYSGDRLTAAVICGVPIVNTSSPRTKAVRRAYDDTFGDGFTYALTVPAVRKARQAIGRVIRSPEDVGVRIFLDERYARDSWDSVRHFLPDEAEFQPVSPDMLEFGLERFRTRIEAKE, via the coding sequence ATGACGAACTGGCGGACGGTGTTCGGCCACGATGAACCCTACGCCGAGCAAGTCGACGGGATCGAGACGGCCATCGAAACGGCCAGAGACGGTGGCTACACAGTCATCGAAGGTGCGTGTGGAACGGGAAAGACGATGATCGCGCTCACCGCCGGCATCGATCTCGTGCGCGATCCGGACAGCCGGTACGAACGAGTGCTCGTCCTGACGAGCGTTAAACAGCAACTGCGTCAGTTCGAGACGGATCTCGAGACGATCAACGCGAACCTCCCGGCTGACTGGAACCCCGTTTCTGGACTCACGCTCGTCGGTAAGGCCGACGTCTGTCCGTACAACCGGGAAGGAGCCGGTGGAATTACCGACGAGACTGTGTACGACCGCTGTGAAACCCTTCGCGAGCGCACGCGAGAGCTCACTGGCGAAGGTGGCTCGACGACGGCCGGAGCGCTCACAGCAACCGCCCGAAGTCAACAGATCGGCCTTGCCGACAGTGCGAACGCAGGCCCACAATCCGGATCCGGATCCGGGCCCGGTTCCACTGGAACCAGGGGGGCACGCTACCTCGAGACGGCGGGCGAACCCACGCCCTATCCGCCGGAAATGCCCGAATACAGCACCGGTGGGCCAGCGGGCAGCGAGGTCGAGTACTGTCCATTCTACGCGCAGTTCCTCGAGGATCTCCCCGAGGAAAGCAGCGATAGTGACGCGTCGGAGGCCGTCCCGTTCGACGTCACCGAGACGGGATTGCTCACCCCAACCGACCTCATCGCGCAATCCGTTCGCCACGGAACCTGTCCCCACTCGGTGATGGGGGCTGTCCTGGGCCACGTCGAAGTCGTCATCGGTAACTACTACCACGCCTTCGATCCGACGACGACCGCCGCGTTCACCGGTGCCCTCCTCGACGAGTCGACGTTCGTGGTCTGTGACGAAGCCCACATGCTCGAGCCTCGCGTTCGCGACCTGGTCAGCGATGGCGTCTCCGATACGACGCTTCGGGACGCCGAGACGGAACTCTCGCGTGTCCTCCAGCCAGTGAAATTCGATCGCGAAGGTCGCCAGACGCAGGGTGGCTCGAAAACCGCCGACGCGGATCTCGTTCGCGCCGAACTGAACGATACCGACGTCTCGGTCGAGGAACTCGAACGTACTCTCGAGTTCGTGCAGGATCTCCGTGGCGAACTCGACCGGCGCGTGCGGGCTCACCTCGAGCGGACGAACCGCGGCTGGCAGTCGAACCTCACGGATCTCGAGGACGACGAGATTCCGCTTCGAGATCCGACCGAACCGGCCGAAGACGAACTCTCCGAGTGGGCCAGCGAAGCCGGATACAGCGACGCGATCTGGGTACGAGCCCAGACGGTTGGTGCGGTCGTCGAGCGTATCCTCAACGAGGCCGAAGACGAGGAGAAAACGCGGGCGATGCCCACCGTCGGTCGACTTCTGGGGGAGTGGTATCGGCAGAATCACACGGCCTACTTCCGGGAAATCGAACTCGAGCGAACCTGGGACGAGATGGAACCAGCGGACTCCTGGCGGCGGGCGTACACCGCGAGACTCGCCCTCCACAACTGCGTGCCGAGCGACGCGATCGGTTCCCAGCTCGGGTCGTTCGGGGGCGGCATTTTGATGAGCGCCACGTTGGAGCCGATGGCGGCGTTCACCGAGGTAACCGGTCTCGACTACCTCGCACGGGAGGAGGGTCGTCCGGTGGTCGAGCGCCAGTACGGACTCCACTTTCCCGAGAAAAATCGCGAGAGTTTCGCGGTCTCACTTCCCAAATTCACGTACGACAATCGTGGCCGAACTGACGAAGAGACACCGACCCGAACCGCCTACGTCGATGCGCTGGCGAAAGTCGCCCGACTCCCGGGGAACGTCCTCGTCGGAATGCCGAGTTACGGCGAAGCGGAATGGGCTGCGGCAGCGATCGAGGAACGTCTCGAGCAGCGACACGACGTCGACAAACCGGTCTTACTCGATGCTTCGAGCAGCGACGACGCGACCGAATCGCTCAAAGACGAGTTCTTCGCGGGTGACGGGAAAGTCCTCGTTACGAGTCTTCGGGGGACGCTCACGGAGGGGGTCGATTACAGCGGCGATCGCCTCACCGCGGCCGTCATCTGTGGAGTACCGATCGTCAACACCTCGAGTCCGCGGACGAAGGCCGTTCGACGAGCCTACGATGACACCTTCGGTGATGGATTCACCTACGCGTTGACTGTTCCAGCGGTTCGAAAGGCCAGGCAGGCGATCGGGCGGGTGATCCGCAGCCCCGAGGACGTCGGCGTTCGAATTTTCCTCGACGAACGGTATGCACGGGATAGCTGGGATTCGGTTCGGCACTTCCTGCCCGACGAGGCGGAGTTTCAGCCGGTCAGTCCGGACATGCTCGAGTTCGGGCTCGAGCGGTTTCGAACGCGTATCGAAGCGAAGGAGTGA